The sequence below is a genomic window from Silene latifolia isolate original U9 population chromosome 7, ASM4854445v1, whole genome shotgun sequence.
tctttgtaacgcAACGGGTCGGGGGAAGCACCAGAGTACAACCCGTCCATCCACAATGgcgcccacttcttcggcaagaggaaaaatttcacctttcgggaaaacgaaaacatgatgtttcgaatcccaaaactgaGAGCATGCTTCAtgaaacgaggattgcaccttgacttgacgaagcaccaacaattgaccaactcccattacaacgagttgatacttttcgggaggtgacaaatcccgacaccaatgtcgcaacctattttcggaAGCATacatgaattattttgtggaagaagaagaaaggtttttgtggagatgttttttcgtgtttcggatgatgaaacaatgaagcacaaacgtccctatttatacaaaacaatcagcgcctttTTCCGAAAAAAAGTGGAGGCTCCCTTCCATCGCCCGTGGTTTCGCGCCTCTTTGGGTTGGTTCTCAGGATCCGCACTTGATTTGTCCCTTTCatgttgtgtttcttcctgacacctaaaACCTCCCGCCATAGGACTCGTGCCTATCCAGAttcttttgtgttttctcacactcacatttccttgtttttgcgTTTTACAAAACTCGACAcgatttccatgacgcagctttaaacatacgggttttttctctatttttttaaggggggaagggctagttgcCCCAATCCGCGActgatcgtttccatgtcagttgaaaattccaaaaaaaattcgCTTTTTTGCATTTTCCACAAaattcgaaaattgataacacgacgtcagttttcttcaaaattcaagcTCTCGCAAATCCGAgccttgatctcacaaaaatcaaatatactcgcaaaaatgtgttttaaaattcacccgtgacggtttgagttttagttttttcgagttacaattcaatttcagcaaaattcgatgcaatttaattcaagcacgagttaattgctcaaatttcaaATGAATTTCATTTGAagaatccaaacgtgacgacttgtcgcggaattttcaaaattttcaaattttaactttgagtcatcgtggttatttttgttttcaatcaaatgcttttgctTGTTTATGTTTAtgcgtacgtgctacctgttgcctatgTTCTACGCTAACAATGCagaaacaaatgcaaagcaaaggaGAACTAGCAGCTGACaatgcttctccgaaacacaacacaaaaaggccaaaaacacaaataaaccacaatccaaaaacacatatatacaaactgcctcacgcaaaatacatcgacaaatGTTCGATACAAACGATTGGCCATACAAACAGGATCTGGTACAAGTATTTATCACACATTTACACAGGCCTAAAataacgaactgggggctatccgccacctaccgaactaaacACTCCCTATGCTTTcgatcggaaaagaaaaggagcaacatgaAAACAAAGGAGTAAccgcggaagcagaggtggttaccatggcGGTAATACCTCATTCCTACTCCATGACAAAAAGGAAAACAATGCCTGGCAGACTTATGGCGACACGGCAATCAGGAATTGCGACTCAGTGCATCATCCCGACGTTGACCCCCAATTATTGGAATTCGGCGATGAAAAGGAGCCATGACACAGGgcgctaccccgatgttgaaccccaatcatcagaACTCAACAAAGATCGAAGACGGCAACGTAGAACAATGCACCCGtcttgacccccaatcatcagacgtccgaacctctgcagacaacagCCAGTGATCGATACTCGATCAAAGGCTGGACTAAGACTACAAAGGAGAAACACAACTCGACAGGGACAAGGCAACAACCGTCTCTCCTCCTCCTGGATCATTCTCCTCCTCTAAGGTCTCAGCAACGGACCCAGTGGGCCCagaacactcccctgcaatcaagacaaaacaaaaacgtcaatcgaaatttcggcattacgacggcacgaAATGGAGAAATCCAAAAAATACACACCTGCAAAACAAGGGAAAACTCGCCAAGCCCAACCAAAAAAACAACACAACAAAAAACActtaaaaaaaaacacacaaaaaacaactcgcccttcttttcaagcaaaagacgagtcaaaacaacaacaaaattttcAAAGACCACCCAATACCTCAAGTCCCACACAAGCCCCGCAAAACAACAGCGAAAATTCCCGGCGCAATTGGGTACTTTTcacagctcaaaaaggcaattttacgccaattcggacacaaacaggtcaaaatttcaaaattcgaCCACAACAAAACGACATGATTTAATtacgtctcaaagcgacctaaactaccattaaggtccatttcaagataaactgactcaatttgagctcaaacagacgcttatttcgtcagacataagaccgttgCAAAAGGCAAAAACTCAAAACTTTGCCCACAACACCCAATGAAGGTTCAATATGacaaacacggtcttccccgactacaatgcaacctagtggggcacactactcaagcaaacaaacttggcattgtgaaataagacggttttctcgtctcattcacgtttttcgagcatagagagcgagaacggggaccaaaatgcaaactaaaagcgcccatatactcctaaacaggtttctaacctaatgcaatcatcaatttcactcgaaaatgggctaatCATAAACGCCCTAATTAATTTTCGAAaggttagggtttcgccctaattcaatcaacaaaaagacaaataaattcaaatggattcaagaggatttacataccttgaaaTGACATCATAACAATGGCACAAAGACAAGCAAGGAACGAGACCAAAAAGGGCGATTTATCGGGTTTTTGAGATGTTTGTCgaagaagacgaagtgagaatgggGTCGTTCTGATTCTCGCATCTTTTTACAAAAAACAGGGAAGCCTCCTTCCCTCGCAAAACGGCTCGCGCCTCAACGAGGCACTCCCTActtttttcagcgaaattttgggctttggcccaatttctcaCACAAACTTCAAttatttcaacgacggcaataaaaaccgtcattttttaaataaaaaaaaacaaaatagtgaaattcaaattcactattttcacaaaatttcaacgacggaatttaaaaccgtcattttccaaacacaaacaaaatagtgaaattcaaattcgctattttcacaaaatttcagcgacggcattaaaaaccgtcattttcaaaccaaaaaaacaaaatagtgaaattcaaatacACTATTTTCACAAAAGTTCAACGACGGAAtaaaaaaaccgtcattttcaaaccaaaaaaacaaaatagtgaaattcaaatacactattttcacaaaatttcaacgacggaattaaaaaccgtcacaaacacgaaatagtgaaatttaaATCCGCTATTTTCagaaaatttcaacgacggcattaaaaaccatcattttcaaacaaaaatatgAAATAACAAAGCTCAAGTtctctattttcacaaattttcaacgacggaattaaaaaacgTCATTCTCAAATCacaaaaaacgaaatagtgaaaattcaaatttgccatttccacaaatttcaaaattcaaaacaaacggcaataaaaacaGTCACCTCTCTTCGAGGTAAAAGATCACCGCCATCCACGGGAGTCGATCTCACAAGCCTATCCGTTTCCGGCACCACAAACATTCAATATAAACACCGAAATTCCCCAACAGGATATCGGAGGCTTCCTCACAGGAGCCCACTAATTCAAACAACTTCTCGAAATAGACCCATCCAATGCGGCTATTTCCCACattcgatatggctggcgagcctcacaacgcacattcgatatggatatggctggcgagcctcacaatgcacattcgatatggctggcgagcctcaaaacgcaccacattcaaccgcggctggcgagccccttcattaCGCAACGTGGctagcgagccccttcatatccgcaacgcggctggcgagccccttcatatccgcaacgcggttggcgagccccttcatatccgcgacatggctagcgagcctttgtccgcaaacaagaaacaactcaaggacatatcctggagatgcctcaggtatgacttcttctatagctggcgagcctttgtacgtagtctaacggactttaaacgacccgcacggacagtcgatagactctaaactattcccgacgacaagtccttaACTCGTATCCTCGAATCGCCTTGGCGTCgctcttcccgacggcaggtccttggcccgaatcctttcgtgtcgcctcgacgtcgcttcggtctccgggttgtaatcttcgattgacctgggggatATACTTtaacttttgccctgtccaagcctcagtcaaagtgagggctctaTAGATATCCAGTATCTGccaagtctccaacaaacaccctaCGATTATCGGACTaaaacatgcttaggaatcacaacgtttgatcgacagttttgtgcaactatacgtcggaaaacataaaacgatttcgaaaacaaaatatttcaaaacttttcaaaagtacctggagtgtttaatacatgacgacggggtcacaatgacactaattagagtcaaaatcgacaacggaccaaaaaccgactcaaaattcaaatcccgactctgacaacgagtcaaaccgagtcaaacacaaaaaaacaaacttttcaagacttccatgttaagaattcccggaatgcttcatggtcaattacaaatcaagttcatccaaaacataagatagaacaaatcatgattacaattgcatgatagtgacaagacacctcgaagacccgcgaaatgacTCGctcctcttcgagcagcccatgcggccacgtcgctcaaaacgcacacaaccacccatttttctataaatacccctcaaatgccaccatttgagagttacgcgagtgtccgccccctcatttctcccttaaaattctagactcaacttctcaagtcacaaaccgacacgtgtttctgacctaccgatcgaaaacacaagccttacacattttttggtaccgtcgtcgtgcattaaatcacttgaccgactatctcgaccaactacaccatcactaaacttaaaacacccttttacattgctaaaacggtttcaaaccgagttttccgaccaaacaagttgatacactttggtcgatttctcgtctcaagcctagcatgtaagtatgagggtctaaaaatcctcttctatcatgtttttcatttgtttcatgactataacatgcttttttttttttggtaaagtgTGAGCTTTTGTTATACTTGAAATGATCACTTTTTACATAGATTCATTACATTCCTCTTGATCAACTTAACAAGACTACCAACATCCATACATTAAAATGTCTAACTTATGCAACCAGATTTTATCTTTTGTTGATATTGCCCTAGCAACCTTCAGCTTAATGCGAGCATGTATCATTCTCTTAAGCTCCTGCACAATCCTCCCAGGCCTAGTAAGTTGATGCTCAATCCTGCAGGAGTTCCTCTTTAGCCATAAAGTATACCAGAATGCTGTAATGACCATCCTGCATACCTTCAGCTGTAACTCAGAATGCCCCACACAGTTAGTGTTGAGTTGAATTTGTAGCCAAATCTCCAGTTGTGCCTTAAATTCGCGCTCTATAGCTGTATCCATCAAATAGATGCTGATGAGTTTCAACCCCATTTTCATAAACCACACATTCATTCTTGTCACAAATCTTCAATCTGAACAACTTTTCAGGCGTATTCAAAGCCTCATGATGAATCAACCAGCTGATGATAGAGTGTTTAGGTACACACCATGCATCTTAAACATCTTTATACCAAATAATAGAGGGGTGTCCTCCCTGCAACAGTCCATACCCTGACTTAATACTGTAACCCTTAGGATCATGAACCCAATGGTTATTCACATACCCAGTGGACATCAGACCCCTAACCTTGCAAATGTTTCTCCAGTTCCAGTTGTAATCGGAAGAAGGAACATAAGAATAACAGTCCTGACCTTTTAAATAGATAGGATGAATCCATTGTACCCACAATCTGTCTGCTTTAGTGTATAACCAGTTAACCAGTTTCCCTACACTTGCAATGTTCCACAGCTCTGCCTTCTTGACACCCAATCCACCTTCTTTTTTGCTGCAACAAATCCTATCCCAAGCCACCAGAGGTGCCCTTTGATATTGAGTCCCACCTACCCAAAAATAACACCTGCAGATAGCTTCAATTTTCCTTACTACGGCTTTTGGAATCAGAAATATTGATCCCCAATAGTTGTGTAAGGTATTCAAAACAGAATTGACTAGGATTAGTCTGCCTGCATTACTCAATTTCTTAGCCCCAATGCTTCTAATTCTGGACACAGTTCTCTCCACCAAAATATTACAATCCATCCTTGTTAATCTCCCAGCTTGGATTGGTATTCCCAGATATCTAAAAGGTAGGTACCCCCCTCCTTGAATCTTGATATTTGGAGAATCTCATCTTTCAAACTCTCATTCACACCCCTAAAAACAACCACAGGCTTAGAAGCATTCACCTTCAAACCAGAAGTGGCAGAGAAGGTAAGAAATGCTCTAAGTAGCAGCATTATAGACTTAACATCTCCTTTGAAAAACAACAATAAATCATCTGCAAATAGGAGATGGTTTAGTTTCAAAGCCCCACACAAGGGGTGGTATCTAAAAAACCATCTATGAGTAGCATAATCCAAAGCTCTAGTTAGGTATTCCATACAGATTGTGAAAAACAAGGGTGAGATAGGATCTCCTTGCCTTAACCCCTTTTTTCCTCTAAAATACCCAAACATAACACCATTAAGATCGAGAGAGAAACTTGTTGAGGACACACAAGTCATTATAAGTTGCCTTGTTTTCTCAGGAAACTTCAGAGCAGTCAACATCTGATCAAGAAACCCCCACTCAATTGTATCATAAGCTTTCTGAAGATCAAGCTTGAACATACATCTTGGGGACACATTACCCCTATTATAAAGTCTAATTAAATCTTGGCAAACCagaatattctccaaaatgctcCTGCCTTGAACAAAAGCACCTTGGTTTCTGCTGATGATATCAGGTAAGATCACAGCCAAccttaaaaaaataatttttgagATAGTTTTGTAGAGCACATTACAACATGCTATGGGCCTAAAATGTTTCACACTAGCAGGCCTATCAACTTTTGGTATCAAAGTGATGAGTGTAGCATTAATCTGGTTCAACATCTTCCCAGTCTAAAAAATATTCAGGATTGCAGCAGTCACTTCACCTCCAATGACATCCCAGCAGGCATCTCTAAAGAATTGGCTTGTATAGCCATCAGATCTAGGAGACTTATCCTTAAGAATACTAAAAAGAGCATGTTTCACCTCTTTTGCTGTCACAATTCTGTTCAATACCTCCCAATGCTCCTCAGTAAAACATTTACCCCTTCTAACCACATGGAAATTAACTAGTTCAGTTGCAGCTTGGGAACCCAATAGATCCATGTAGTACTCCCGGAATGCATTTTGAATATGATCTCCATCAATGCACACAATTCCATTATGGTCTTTAATATTCATTAGTCAGCACTTTGTTTTGCATCATTCTCTTTCTGATAGAGTTATGAAAATAGGCAGTATTGATGTCCCCCTCCAAAGACCATTGAAGCTTTGCCTTTTGAATAAGAAAACTATCCCTGGCAGCAAGTAATTCCTTCAATTCCTGTGCCACATCATATTCTTGCTGCATAAGATCTATATTACCAGGAGTAATAATCAAGTCTTTTTGAATTTTCTCCAGCAGAAGAACAGTTAAATTATAACTAGTCTCAATGTCTGAGAAACAAGTTTTGTTCAAGCTTTTGAGTACTGGCTTGAGATCCTTCAATTTTTTAATAATATGAAACATCTTTGTACCCCTATACTTTCTCTGCCACACATTACCCACACATTCTCTGAACAGAGCAGAATGCCCCCACATGTTAAAGTACTTCAAGCATTTCTTACCACTCATACCACTCTTCCTGTCAGATATTGTACAAGGAGAGTGATCAAACAGTCTAGGGGGTGGAAATGAGCCAGATAGTCACCAAAACTTTCCATCCACTCAATATTCCCCATTGCTCTATCAAGCCTACTATAGACCCTATCCACTGGTTCCTGTTTGTTTGACCATGTAAAAAGAGCCCCAGTAGCCTGAATATCCTCCATACAGCAAATGGAAACACAATCTTAGAATTGTTCCATCTCCATTTCAGTAGAATTCCCTCCCAATCTTTCAACAGGGGATAACACAGTGTTGAAATCCTCtagccaaagccaagggtcagTACAATGTGCAGCTTCGGCTTTAAGAAAATCCCATAATTCTTGTCTGTCCCGAACTCCATTATGACCATAAATCATGGACAAAAGAAACATCCTATCATCATTGCAGGAATTAACTTTCATATGGATATACTGAGCACCATAAGAAAGAAACTGAATAGAGAAACATTCAGGTTTCCAAAAAACCCAAATTCTCCCCTCTTTATGCCAACTACAATTAGTATATATACTCCATCCATCACACAAAGTAATATTCCTCTTTAATAAATTAATAGgttttattttagtttaaagtaaTCCAAATAAACCCACAACATTATTCTGCATAAACCACTTAACTAGATTTTGTTTATTAATATCACTAaggcccctaacattccaaaaaccaATGCTATGCATTTATAATGGTTGGGGGGATCCTTACCACTCTGAACTACACTCCCCTTAGGTGTAGCCAGTCTATTTAATGCCTCAATGAAAGTATATGGCCCTGCACTGCCAGAAACCCTAGCACTAATAGGACGACCCTGCTTATTCATTCTCATAATTTGCCTTGCAGGTGTAGATTTGACAGTTCTAGCTAAAGGAGGGAACACTTCAGGTGTAAAGAGATTAGTCTGAGGTCCAGTCACAGGAGGAGTAACATGGACCTTCTGAAATCTATAACATGCATAGAAGTGCTACCATCAAGGCAAAttatgggataaatgagccaaaaccggatttttggccgAGACAGGGGCTGCTTATATAGCAGACAGGCTCacgcctaaagcccctctcaggccttaatcaacccgtgtttggtctcttcttccctttatttttttcatttcatatttgtaatcggtttttaccattttaaacatttcaaatcatttttatgatgaacttttaaccataagacatttttcacccttggttcctaataccatgacggtttaatccgtgtttcggtgataatatttggttaattacatttcaaaatgtattttaaaaccttttatttcatttttttacattttaaaaggtattttaaaaccttttactcttttctttacattttcaagacAAATGCACTcatcataaatacaaaatcatccttggttctacataccatgtcggattttaacccgagtacgatgataaatattgactaattacaaataaatgaacttgaaacaattagttcataatcattttcaaaattattcatgtcaagcttgcaaaaccgaacccggcaacgaatatcgtcaaaataatgatgattattcaagtctcgttctgcACATCAACAAAAAATCACtctaaacaaccttttcaaaccaagacgggttcaaacaccctcttttcaatccGTATTACAAacctttttcaatggtcagaagacgttctTCAATCGTCtattgacccgcgcctaaacaggccactcattCTTCCATTTTCAAACCGGAACATGCctgtttgcatcgcctgatggctcgcgcctatattgGCTACCTGATGCAGGGTCTTTTTCCTTCtcgcacttgtctaggacgatcccaacttcggttaacccgaatacaggacggatcagacaaCAAATATGCCCATTTcacattgtatttgcaaaatgccttactaagacaaatggattatgcaccataaacctaactcggtaaattgatgtttaatttccgtcttgcatgcaaatcaacattaaatccaactcgacatcaaatacttgatacttggattaaaaaaccgacatagaaagctcacatgttaggtttaaacttgtggatgcgcattcatgcatttacccgttttaccaacttttgcatttaaccaaccaagatcgatcagtagaggccgctaccgcgggcgagattgggtgtccgattaaagggcttcctaatacgtaccttcacctctttctcagaaactttggatagtggacgaccttatccagggcgtacgagagtcattctagaaataggatgctaaagagggacaattccttatctttagtacctatgtcaaacactgctttttgccttggttgacctaggtataaagtggattcgaactgGTTCCAAACATCCCACAAATTCTTAGTGGCGACTCCGAATATAtcttgcatcatttcgagacccttgccgagatgaaaccgaccgatctaaaacgatctggttgAAACCATTTTTATGCCGCCGGGCGTGGGTTTAAAAGACCGCTATAAgccgacccatttaagtttcgtgtcgtgtcGTGTCGTGTCATGTCAACCCAATTACTTCAATGGGTCacaactgtaatactacggttttcataGGCTGGTATTAGACCGAGcatggcctactcgatcgagtaaagtgtgtcgtctatcctgtttggcttctgcccaggaacactcggccgagtatgcagaatactcgaccgagtagagggtactcggccgagtatactctatactcgaccaagtatccagtccgtcgagtgttatttccgcggtttgatgtGGAAATGATTAGGGCGATATATAATACGCTAAACAGTTTCTAATTACAATTTACAAAACCTACACACttctacgacgctctaatcatctctaaatcTATCCTTTGTGTGTGGGTGATCATTGCAATTGCATTCATTCCTTTGTTCatcgtcggtaagtccttatCTTCATATTCAATGGTTCATAttttagggtttgtctttgattatgaattgggGTTTTTCATATagtgattgtgttatgtgattgttgtttagGCGGAGACTTtatagaggagccgttctagtttGCTTGCTCGTATTCCTTGCTGATtgttctaaggtagggttttcctactcagttgtgcttaattgatttgagatgctTTATTTTAATGTGTGATTGTGGTTCGCTGATCATCACTGGAGTGTggtgtggtggtgttgtgatggttgtgatggtgttgtggtggagtcactagcgggagtggcttcacgccctagttcgccctccgtggaacccgccacgggaggggatgtgcacattaagggacagggttatcgctcgttgatgagcgggcttttggtggggattggcttTGGTCCCCCACTGACAGTgtgggctacctgttgcgatgggtagtctggtagggctacacacctcggtgtgtagtcggttattgtgtgagatcgggagaccggggacggAGGATGATCACTTGGTTACTTTATGCacgtgtcttattttaattatgcagaactgaccccgttgttgttttataaaatatgtggtgatccattcggggatggtgagaagattgtgacaggtgatgcagtcgtttagctttggggcagtcatggggagtcaccatGCAAGCTTAGCTTCCACTGTCAAGAGTTCTAGTTGTCATCTTATACTTGTTAGTTTTTAGATAGTTCTTTATGTCGGATTTGAGACCATGTAACTTTAAACCTttcgtaatttaattaatgtgttTGAGTTTTTGCTTTTGATATaataacctcgggcaaccgagatggtaacagcctttcatgctagggtagtctttggtaaggtaccttggtatgaggaggtgttacaaagtggtatcagagccgacgattccgacacctaaaactaatgaacccaatgaacttagggagtctaaataaaatgaactcggggggAGTTgtctggagctaccgcaaagacttgggagacgtcctgaagtcgcattgaggcccttacgatctctaaCCAGTCACATGGTGGGAGTCTTGATAACTGTTGTATGTCGAAtcatgtatgtgtagtacttgtaaCTTGAATTTTGTGAAATGGTTGGATGAAATAGTGAAAGTGATGGAACATGGTAGTATATAAAAGGTGAATTATGCATTCGTATATGATAGATCTTGAGCATGGAATGTGTTgagcatgttacctgtttaatacgtgGTTTTCGAAAAGGGTAGCGAGGCATAGTATATAGAATTGCATGTTTAAGTATGTTATCGTAAGTTTATGTTGTGTTTAATGTACGTGTGGATATAATGAAAGTTCACCTATGTAATGGTTTTTAGATGTATTGAattgttattgtttgctttattcatgttcaagttgttttatttagaaaaattgatttgtatgaagatcgattacggaagggttgtcttaaaactgtcataagttgagttctagaaatgatattgatgtgattccaagttgaggtgatatcttgtcttcttacgattctaacgttaggtcacacgcccagaataACCAAGTAACgtgtgagatatgactgttttacgaaaactggacggtgctgagaactgtgccgatactcgaccgagtaggccctactcggccgagtatctttcatactcgaccgagtattccatattcggccgagtaatctttctgtgataatTCTATTCAGCTTCAGGAGTcgtgaactcgaccgagtagtctcgttactcgaccgagtatcctgtaatCGACCTAGTatgctaagtactcgaccgaataCCTCTTGGGACGgtcgttttgagtcggtggctatgtttttataTTTGTTGTGAGTTGTAGGGTACGTGTGTGGGATTTGTCTGTATACATCCCTTTAaaaataaggactataacgaatttatgagatgatacgagtcataaaactaaatgcataaacaagatcgtaaaggattaagaaataaccttcggtcctagcaaatacggcctaagaacaatatcaaaatagatattcgcctatcggttgcacccaagacgatatgagatatgcccttttgattatgctagaatcgatccaaaattttctgtaaaatttaggttttttttgtgttttttctgatgagagggaggcaagagaatgagtagaaaaattagatctaaaaataatctccctctaacctacttaaaccgtgaattaggttagtaatagggtagatcttttcttccttattttcggcccatataaccgaaataaggagtattatttccttattttggttattccaaaaatgtataaaatgtgttaaattgtcatctagtgaggatcgaacccatgacctcttggtttgtgtaccctcactattaccactatgacacattcatcttgttcatattaaatataaccgattacatttaattacgaattaacagattaattcgtccaa
It includes:
- the LOC141590155 gene encoding uncharacterized protein LOC141590155, producing MEDIQATGALFTWSNKQEPVDRVYSRLDRAMGNIEWMESFGDYLAHFHPLDCLITLLVQYLTGRVRKYRGTKMFHIIKKLKDLKPVLKSLNKTCFSDIETSYNLTVLLLEKIQKDLIITPGNIDLMQQEYDVAQELKELLAARDSFLIQKAKLQWSLEGDINTAYFHNSIRKRMMQNKVLTNEY